A section of the Cloacibacillus sp. An23 genome encodes:
- the allB gene encoding allantoinase AllB: protein MLDLAVINGTVFIEGGFRKADVGVKDGKFAMIAEPGCLPEAARVIDAECKYVLPGGIDTHVHYRDPGHAERETFKVGTRAAAAGGCTTFFEHPISTPPQYNAKILHNRVDLCKKGSCVDFCFFGAAGGEFPEEIEPLSHEGIVAYKTFLHEAPEGRADEFKGLTSANNFQLMRALEETKKTGLTLAAHAEDNELVTGNIKRLRAEGRVDNLAHCESRPPIVEIEAIAKILRFSEEAGCPVELVHVSTCGAMELAKKEKQKGRRILVETCPHYLLLDESYVEKYGAYAKCNPALRKKEEVEGLWNYIADGTVDFIGSDHSPYLVSEKEKGKDDIFTAPAGFPGIDLRMPLILTEAKKGRLSMERAVELLCVNPAKLFNIFPQKGTISAGADADLAIVDMNKEHIFHAKDSYSQARDIMKVFEGWQLGCMVDYTVVRGRVVMENGVVDESAAGWGEFVKPALKK, encoded by the coding sequence ATGTTAGACCTTGCAGTAATCAACGGGACGGTTTTCATAGAGGGCGGATTCCGTAAAGCGGACGTGGGCGTCAAGGACGGGAAGTTCGCGATGATTGCGGAGCCCGGCTGCCTGCCGGAGGCGGCGCGCGTAATAGACGCGGAGTGCAAATACGTCCTGCCGGGCGGCATCGACACCCACGTGCATTACCGCGACCCGGGGCACGCGGAGCGCGAGACTTTCAAAGTCGGGACGCGCGCGGCCGCCGCGGGAGGATGCACGACTTTCTTCGAGCATCCGATATCGACGCCGCCGCAGTACAACGCGAAGATACTCCACAACCGCGTTGATCTCTGCAAGAAGGGAAGCTGCGTAGACTTCTGCTTCTTCGGGGCGGCGGGCGGAGAGTTCCCCGAAGAGATAGAGCCGCTTTCGCACGAGGGCATCGTCGCGTATAAAACGTTCCTCCACGAAGCGCCGGAAGGACGCGCCGACGAGTTCAAGGGGCTGACGAGCGCGAATAACTTCCAGCTTATGCGCGCGCTCGAGGAGACGAAGAAGACCGGGCTGACGCTCGCCGCGCACGCCGAGGACAACGAGCTCGTGACCGGCAATATCAAGCGCCTGCGCGCCGAGGGCCGCGTAGACAATCTCGCGCACTGCGAGTCGCGCCCGCCCATCGTCGAAATCGAGGCGATTGCGAAGATTCTGCGCTTCAGCGAAGAGGCCGGCTGCCCTGTGGAGCTCGTCCACGTTTCCACCTGCGGCGCGATGGAGCTCGCGAAGAAGGAAAAGCAGAAAGGGCGCAGGATACTCGTCGAGACCTGCCCGCATTATCTGCTGCTCGACGAAAGCTACGTCGAGAAGTACGGCGCTTACGCGAAGTGCAACCCCGCGCTGCGCAAGAAGGAAGAGGTCGAGGGGCTCTGGAATTACATCGCTGACGGAACGGTCGATTTTATAGGAAGCGACCACAGCCCGTATCTGGTCTCCGAAAAGGAGAAGGGAAAGGACGACATCTTCACCGCGCCCGCCGGCTTCCCAGGCATCGACCTCCGCATGCCGCTTATCCTGACGGAGGCGAAGAAAGGCCGCCTTTCGATGGAGCGCGCGGTCGAGCTGCTCTGCGTGAACCCAGCGAAGCTCTTCAACATTTTCCCGCAGAAGGGCACCATATCCGCGGGAGCCGACGCCGACCTCGCGATTGTCGATATGAATAAGGAACACATCTTCCACGCGAAGGACAGCTATTCGCAGGCGAGGGACATTATGAAAGTGTTCGAGGGCTGGCAGCTCGGATGCATGGTCGACTACACGGTGGTACGCGGACGCGTCGTGATGGAGAACGGCGTCGTCGACGAGAGCGCGGCCGGCTGGGGCGAGTTCGTCAAGCCGGCGCTTAAGAAGTAA
- a CDS encoding Zn-dependent hydrolase — MNCVNDILRSIGKAGRNEDGSYTRACYSAEYFAAVDITEKLMREYGMETSRDAAGNLHGVLPGTEPGLKSIIIGSHLDTVPEGGLFDGAYGVAGGLEVVRRLKEEGRRPRHTIELYGFNAEESSPLGGTFGSRAVTGLVSPEQPGLAEALKSYGHTVEEIMGCRRDFSDAKCYLELHIEQGDYLFSEGQKIGVVSGIVGVIRYKVTALGHSNHAGTTMMKNRRDAMVAMARLITEADRRCRAIDDRLVLTVGTIKCWPGSENVIPGKVECSFEMRHMDKAKTDELIREIREIAENIATVEFEIVNMIDKGAVSCDAHLMDVICEAAEEAGESHVVMPSGAGHDANPMAHRVPIGMIFVPSKDGMSHCPEEWTDSEETAAGAEVLYRTVLALDAED; from the coding sequence ATGAATTGCGTAAACGACATACTGCGGTCGATTGGAAAGGCGGGGCGCAACGAGGACGGCTCGTACACGCGCGCCTGCTACAGCGCGGAATACTTCGCGGCCGTTGACATAACGGAGAAGCTTATGCGCGAGTACGGCATGGAGACCTCGCGCGACGCGGCGGGCAACCTTCACGGCGTCCTGCCCGGGACGGAGCCGGGGCTCAAAAGCATAATCATAGGCTCGCACCTCGACACAGTGCCGGAGGGCGGGCTTTTCGACGGCGCCTACGGAGTCGCTGGGGGGCTCGAGGTCGTGCGCCGCTTGAAGGAAGAAGGCAGGAGGCCGCGCCACACGATAGAGCTGTACGGTTTCAACGCGGAGGAGTCGAGCCCGCTCGGCGGCACCTTCGGCAGCCGCGCGGTGACTGGGCTCGTGTCGCCGGAGCAGCCCGGGCTCGCGGAGGCGCTTAAAAGCTACGGGCACACGGTAGAAGAGATAATGGGATGCCGCCGCGACTTCTCGGACGCGAAATGCTATCTCGAACTTCACATCGAGCAGGGCGACTACCTCTTCAGCGAAGGGCAGAAAATAGGCGTCGTCAGCGGCATCGTCGGCGTCATCCGCTACAAAGTGACCGCGCTCGGCCACAGCAACCACGCGGGGACGACAATGATGAAGAACCGCCGCGACGCGATGGTCGCGATGGCGCGGCTGATAACGGAAGCCGACAGACGCTGCCGCGCGATAGACGACAGGCTCGTGCTCACGGTCGGCACGATAAAATGCTGGCCGGGCTCGGAGAACGTCATCCCCGGCAAAGTCGAATGCTCGTTCGAGATGCGCCACATGGACAAGGCGAAGACCGACGAGCTTATCAGAGAGATACGAGAAATCGCGGAAAACATCGCCACGGTTGAATTTGAAATCGTGAATATGATCGACAAGGGCGCCGTTTCATGCGACGCGCATCTGATGGACGTCATATGCGAAGCAGCCGAAGAAGCCGGCGAATCGCACGTGGTCATGCCGAGCGGCGCCGGCCACGACGCTAACCCTATGGCGCACCGTGTGCCTATCGGCATGATTTTCGTGCCGAGTAAAGACGGCATGAGCCACTGCCCCGAAGAGTGGACGGATTCGGAGGAAACAGCGGCGGGAGCGGAGGTGCTCTACCGCACGGTGCTCGCGCTCGACGCGGAGGATTAG
- a CDS encoding AsmA-like C-terminal region-containing protein: MEENINAEAVENKDNKREKKPRPRGRWWQVFIVLLLFVLAGGGGIAYYKMDALSGFVRAQISMYAKQYLDADLTIGALRWHPVFGLSVRDVEVSRGGERLLFVRRISATVSVPSLAGGSPRLARLAVDGADTSMDDIMALIPKSEKKDDAPLNIPIELIFIKNSKIDTPYGVVEFARGALRIADSSHFDAEAELSVNGVPVTLDGEVEHASDGSWRSGGLAVGLAGGRAEVSGAFLPSADVKFSLSDIDLSSVAKLAPQVASYGVSGLLSGNGSASFGGGRIVSEGTGTLNRAVVRGLPLDGVELRWSMSPELIKAELNQGKVFDSELAGSVELDLTQPGKYLKLSASAKNLKFDDWKSSLAGGATEAAASVSGGVSSLSADLEGPLNALRGSIELGPSEVAYKQIKLKELRGSAVFDGRPAGVLDMTASCEGRVMSLKGTLSLGEKIPTDLVFASEGIVLDKVLKSFPQTAKFKTEGSVAVSGTCKGLFGKWVVGLRASTPSVSLDKFGAVSDISLISSYAVESGVFTVERASARWNGVTATASGTFSQKAADGGALDFKGTFKNADVSRFYSYAAILKELNVAGVAHGEWSVKGSPASPAVSAKVATGKARFRTLDIAKLEAGIAYSGDSLKLSPVTAYAGGGSGTVACDVTLPHKDTKGAAVPASWSMSGKFSKVDFSIINGLLGANEDISGEVSGKVTAEDTGGGLNWSFDFSGKKLSWREFRVDELSGVLTGSPKEILIKSTSGVFLKGETSGTGRIAMPEPGQSFSDCALEIRAGVKRLNIYELVRRHLPSVRSVQGLVDGDVVVSGTVGDPKFAVTARVAPFRYRGFMLPIIDVKCGGSMKEVEITEAKAVLRDGDFGAHGRFWLENGEWYGDFGIKGDDIDVRQFGAYFPDSFRSRLGGTANFSMEGSGRLAEISGTGSITSPYLKLLGVEFKNVRAPFFVSKHYLIVEDLKAETNGGTLSGGAGFDFENSAWGGNLTVMGTDLKALMGQLAPNMKGSISGTADLKIRGGGETGRLSTLKGGGALSLKNGEISGFSFVEKAKKFTGGKPIRYQTVQATFTYMDGIFTLLPGSQAVAPAGDMLYRNVMVDGSVNSDKELSFFALGKVNIRALNSVLGAFQGIISAGSDLASGTLNKEEALQSVLGGVISGFAKNEFKFISMGIGGTVSEPEIKHLRVSQAMNMRSSKSLIPSSGGDPEENETKDGNTTVRFKFEIPMGPGADTGGGLSKGDFVGQTLENLINNIDFGL, encoded by the coding sequence GTGGAAGAAAACATAAACGCGGAAGCCGTCGAGAATAAAGATAATAAAAGAGAAAAGAAGCCCCGCCCGAGGGGACGCTGGTGGCAGGTGTTCATCGTGCTGCTGCTCTTCGTGCTGGCGGGCGGCGGCGGGATAGCCTATTATAAGATGGACGCGCTGAGCGGCTTTGTGCGCGCTCAGATTTCTATGTATGCGAAGCAGTATCTCGACGCTGATCTGACTATCGGCGCGCTGCGCTGGCATCCGGTCTTCGGCCTTTCGGTGCGCGACGTAGAGGTCTCGCGAGGCGGCGAAAGGCTGCTTTTCGTCAGGCGCATCTCGGCCACCGTGTCTGTGCCTAGCCTCGCCGGAGGTTCGCCGCGTCTCGCGCGGCTCGCGGTGGACGGCGCTGATACCTCGATGGACGATATAATGGCGCTCATCCCGAAGTCGGAAAAGAAGGACGACGCTCCGCTTAATATCCCGATAGAGCTTATTTTTATCAAAAACAGCAAAATAGACACGCCGTACGGCGTGGTGGAGTTCGCACGCGGTGCTCTGCGCATCGCGGATTCGTCGCATTTCGACGCTGAGGCCGAGCTTTCGGTCAACGGCGTGCCGGTCACGCTCGACGGCGAGGTCGAACACGCCTCCGACGGCTCGTGGCGCTCCGGCGGCCTCGCGGTGGGGCTCGCGGGAGGCAGGGCCGAGGTGTCGGGGGCGTTTCTCCCGTCGGCGGACGTGAAGTTCTCGCTTTCGGACATTGATCTGTCCTCCGTCGCGAAGCTCGCGCCGCAGGTCGCGTCCTACGGCGTCAGCGGGCTTTTGTCTGGAAACGGCTCCGCGTCCTTCGGCGGCGGACGGATCGTCTCCGAGGGGACGGGCACGCTGAACAGGGCGGTCGTCCGCGGCCTTCCCCTCGACGGCGTGGAGCTCAGGTGGAGCATGTCGCCCGAGCTGATAAAGGCGGAGCTGAATCAGGGCAAGGTCTTTGACTCTGAGCTTGCCGGCAGCGTCGAGCTCGACCTGACGCAGCCCGGAAAGTATCTGAAACTTTCCGCCTCTGCCAAAAATCTGAAATTCGACGACTGGAAGAGCAGCCTCGCCGGCGGAGCGACGGAGGCCGCGGCTTCCGTCAGCGGCGGCGTTTCGTCGCTCTCGGCCGACCTCGAGGGGCCGCTCAACGCGCTCAGGGGGAGCATAGAGCTCGGCCCGTCCGAGGTGGCCTATAAGCAGATAAAACTCAAAGAGCTGCGCGGCTCCGCGGTGTTCGACGGGCGTCCAGCCGGCGTGCTCGACATGACGGCCTCATGCGAGGGGCGCGTGATGTCCCTCAAGGGGACGCTGAGCCTCGGCGAGAAAATACCGACGGACCTTGTCTTTGCGAGCGAGGGCATAGTGCTGGACAAGGTGCTTAAAAGCTTCCCGCAGACGGCTAAATTCAAGACAGAAGGCAGCGTCGCCGTCTCCGGTACGTGCAAGGGGCTGTTCGGCAAATGGGTCGTCGGACTGCGCGCATCGACCCCTTCAGTGAGCCTGGATAAATTCGGCGCGGTCTCCGACATCAGCCTTATTTCCTCCTACGCCGTGGAGAGCGGAGTGTTCACCGTCGAGAGGGCCTCGGCCCGGTGGAACGGCGTAACCGCCACGGCGTCCGGGACATTCTCGCAGAAGGCGGCGGACGGCGGCGCGCTCGACTTCAAGGGTACGTTCAAGAACGCCGACGTGTCGCGCTTCTATTCTTACGCCGCGATACTGAAGGAGCTCAACGTCGCCGGCGTCGCGCACGGCGAGTGGAGCGTCAAGGGCTCGCCCGCCTCTCCGGCCGTCTCGGCGAAGGTCGCGACTGGTAAGGCGCGCTTCCGCACTCTAGATATAGCGAAGCTCGAGGCAGGGATAGCTTATTCGGGCGATTCCCTCAAGCTTTCGCCCGTCACGGCATACGCCGGCGGCGGCTCCGGCACCGTGGCGTGCGACGTGACGCTTCCGCACAAGGACACGAAGGGGGCCGCAGTCCCGGCCTCGTGGAGCATGAGCGGCAAATTCTCCAAGGTGGATTTTTCGATAATAAACGGCCTGCTCGGCGCGAATGAGGACATTTCCGGCGAGGTGTCGGGCAAGGTGACGGCCGAAGACACGGGCGGCGGCCTCAACTGGAGCTTCGACTTTTCGGGCAAGAAGCTGTCGTGGCGCGAGTTCCGCGTGGACGAGCTCAGCGGCGTGCTGACGGGCAGCCCGAAGGAGATTCTTATAAAAAGCACCTCGGGCGTGTTCCTCAAGGGAGAGACCTCGGGCACGGGGCGCATAGCGATGCCGGAGCCCGGGCAGTCTTTCTCCGACTGCGCGCTCGAGATACGCGCGGGCGTAAAGAGGCTCAACATCTACGAGCTCGTGCGCCGCCATCTGCCGTCTGTGCGCTCCGTGCAGGGGCTTGTGGACGGCGACGTCGTCGTCTCGGGCACCGTAGGCGACCCGAAGTTCGCGGTCACGGCGCGCGTCGCGCCGTTCAGATACCGCGGCTTCATGCTTCCGATAATCGACGTGAAGTGCGGCGGCTCGATGAAAGAGGTCGAGATAACCGAAGCGAAGGCCGTGCTGCGCGACGGCGACTTCGGCGCGCACGGGCGCTTCTGGCTCGAGAACGGCGAATGGTACGGCGATTTCGGCATCAAGGGCGACGATATAGACGTGAGGCAGTTCGGAGCGTACTTCCCGGACAGCTTCCGCTCGCGCCTCGGCGGGACGGCCAACTTCTCGATGGAGGGCTCCGGCAGGCTCGCGGAGATCTCCGGCACGGGCTCCATAACCTCGCCCTATCTCAAGCTGCTCGGCGTGGAATTCAAGAACGTCAGAGCGCCGTTCTTCGTCTCGAAGCATTACCTGATAGTCGAGGACCTGAAGGCCGAGACCAACGGAGGCACTCTCTCGGGCGGAGCCGGCTTCGACTTCGAGAACAGCGCGTGGGGCGGAAACCTCACTGTGATGGGGACCGACCTCAAGGCGCTGATGGGGCAGCTCGCGCCGAATATGAAGGGCTCGATAAGCGGCACCGCCGACCTCAAGATACGCGGCGGCGGCGAGACGGGACGCCTTTCCACGCTCAAGGGCGGCGGCGCTCTATCGCTCAAGAACGGCGAGATATCCGGCTTCAGCTTCGTCGAGAAGGCGAAGAAATTCACCGGGGGCAAGCCGATACGCTATCAGACTGTGCAGGCGACGTTCACTTACATGGACGGAATCTTCACGCTTCTGCCGGGCAGCCAGGCCGTGGCCCCGGCCGGCGATATGCTCTACCGCAACGTCATGGTCGACGGCTCGGTGAACAGCGATAAGGAGCTCTCGTTCTTCGCGCTCGGCAAGGTCAACATCCGGGCGCTGAACTCCGTGCTCGGGGCTTTCCAGGGCATCATCAGCGCCGGCTCCGACCTCGCCTCCGGCACGCTCAACAAGGAGGAGGCGCTTCAGAGCGTCCTCGGCGGCGTCATCTCGGGCTTCGCGAAGAACGAGTTCAAGTTTATCAGCATGGGTATAGGCGGCACGGTTTCGGAGCCGGAGATAAAGCACCTGCGCGTATCGCAGGCGATGAACATGCGTTCGTCGAAATCGCTGATACCCTCGAGCGGCGGCGACCCCGAGGAAAACGAGACGAAGGACGGCAACACCACAGTCCGCTTCAAATTCGAGATACCGATGGGGCCGGGCGCCGACACCGGCGGAGGGCTCAGCAAGGGAGACTTCGTCGGGCAGACGCTCGAGAATCTCATCAACAACATAGATTTCGGGCTGTAG
- the cobU gene encoding bifunctional adenosylcobinamide kinase/adenosylcobinamide-phosphate guanylyltransferase gives MGNITLVLGGARSGKSTYAEKIALAYDGPVTYLATADCADAEMEKRIELHRARRPASWATWEGGPRDLPRAVAEMRGLMLMDCLTMWLTRLFLASPASEDGSEEEWLAAEAEITALARGLFESVRADASLVVVSNEVGLGLVPPYRMGRRFRDAQGRMNQLCAGYAENVALVVAGCPLWVKGGAPAGL, from the coding sequence ATGGGAAACATAACTCTAGTGCTCGGAGGAGCGCGCAGCGGCAAAAGCACCTACGCCGAGAAAATAGCCCTCGCCTACGACGGCCCCGTGACTTACCTAGCGACGGCGGACTGCGCCGACGCGGAGATGGAGAAGCGCATAGAGCTGCACCGCGCGCGCCGGCCGGCCTCGTGGGCCACGTGGGAGGGCGGCCCGCGCGATCTGCCGCGCGCGGTCGCGGAGATGCGCGGGCTTATGCTGATGGACTGCCTCACGATGTGGCTGACTCGGCTCTTCCTCGCCTCGCCAGCGTCGGAGGATGGGAGCGAGGAGGAATGGCTCGCCGCCGAGGCTGAGATTACGGCGCTCGCGCGCGGGCTTTTTGAGAGCGTCCGTGCGGACGCTTCGCTCGTCGTCGTCAGCAACGAGGTCGGCCTCGGCCTCGTGCCGCCCTACCGCATGGGGCGGCGCTTCCGCGACGCGCAGGGGCGTATGAACCAGCTCTGCGCCGGATACGCGGAGAACGTCGCGCTCGTCGTCGCCGGATGCCCGCTGTGGGTCAAGGGCGGCGCGCCGGCCGGCCTGTAA
- a CDS encoding adenosylcobinamide-GDP ribazoletransferase, whose protein sequence is MASIEDFKGKFRECSERLEAELTASSMRRELAARFVVIWTLLTRIPLPRKWWPETMPEGNRTLALAPVAGGLMGLLTGLVVTAAGWLGLAPLPCAWIGAAFYFVIGWALHLDGWGDVWDGVGSGRSGDKLREVMKDSRLGSFGGASLVLAFGLWTALLSSVAPGDRLAACVTAAAAARFGENAAAYFGLYPWESGMAKGWVDGFTLYDLFTALVSLVVFLPFAPLRLPLCAAAAGLAGFAAARYMNERLGGVNGDVMGAVAVASEIISMAVWAI, encoded by the coding sequence GTGGCTTCGATAGAGGATTTCAAAGGCAAATTCCGCGAATGCTCCGAACGGCTCGAGGCGGAGCTGACGGCTTCTTCCATGCGCCGCGAGCTCGCGGCGCGCTTCGTAGTGATATGGACTCTGCTCACGCGCATCCCGCTGCCGCGAAAATGGTGGCCCGAGACGATGCCGGAGGGTAACCGCACGCTCGCGCTTGCGCCCGTCGCGGGCGGCCTCATGGGGCTGCTCACGGGGCTCGTCGTGACCGCGGCGGGCTGGCTCGGCCTCGCGCCGCTTCCATGCGCGTGGATAGGCGCGGCCTTCTATTTCGTCATAGGCTGGGCGCTGCACCTTGACGGCTGGGGCGACGTCTGGGACGGCGTGGGCTCCGGGCGCTCGGGCGACAAGCTGCGCGAGGTGATGAAGGACAGCCGCCTCGGCTCGTTTGGCGGCGCGTCGCTTGTGCTCGCCTTCGGCCTCTGGACGGCGCTGCTTTCGTCGGTAGCGCCCGGCGACAGGCTCGCCGCCTGCGTCACGGCGGCAGCGGCGGCGCGCTTCGGCGAGAACGCGGCGGCCTATTTCGGGCTGTACCCGTGGGAGAGCGGTATGGCGAAGGGCTGGGTGGACGGCTTCACTCTCTACGACCTTTTCACGGCTTTGGTCTCTCTCGTTGTTTTTCTGCCGTTCGCTCCGCTCCGTCTGCCGCTCTGCGCGGCGGCCGCGGGGCTCGCCGGATTCGCGGCGGCGCGGTATATGAACGAAAGGCTCGGCGGGGTCAACGGCGACGTTATGGGAGCCGTCGCCGTGGCCTCGGAAATTATTTCAATGGCGGTGTGGGCGATATGA
- a CDS encoding Cof-type HAD-IIB family hydrolase, protein MKRPKLIALDMDGTMLDGESRLTLRTKAALRAAQKAGIKVVVATGRMYPSAMIHIEDIGIKGACIFYNGALIRDTGTGETIYERNLGPELAAEIMSFFHKNGWYIQMYSNDTLVVEDDADERCRFYEKICGQKAVALGDKFWTCGLDTAKLLGVSFDKEIFAAMCEAVRREFGGRIYQATSWNAFIEMVHPSVNKAAALRRVCELYGIAREDVMAIGDGGNDAEMVRWAGTGVAMGNARDSVKEAADVVAPPNTEDGAARIIEDLLVAAE, encoded by the coding sequence ATGAAAAGACCGAAACTTATTGCGCTTGATATGGACGGGACGATGCTGGACGGCGAGAGCCGCCTGACGCTTCGGACGAAAGCCGCTCTGCGCGCCGCGCAGAAGGCCGGGATAAAGGTGGTCGTGGCGACGGGCCGGATGTACCCCTCGGCGATGATACACATAGAGGACATAGGCATAAAAGGCGCGTGCATCTTCTACAACGGCGCGCTGATACGCGACACCGGGACGGGCGAGACCATATACGAGCGCAACCTCGGCCCCGAGCTGGCCGCCGAGATAATGTCGTTCTTCCATAAAAACGGCTGGTACATACAGATGTACTCGAACGACACGCTCGTCGTCGAGGACGACGCGGACGAGCGCTGCAGATTTTACGAAAAAATCTGCGGGCAGAAGGCCGTCGCGCTCGGCGACAAATTCTGGACATGCGGGCTGGACACGGCGAAGCTTCTCGGCGTCTCCTTCGACAAGGAGATTTTCGCCGCGATGTGCGAGGCGGTGCGGCGCGAGTTCGGCGGGCGCATATATCAGGCGACGTCGTGGAACGCCTTCATCGAGATGGTACACCCGTCTGTGAACAAGGCCGCGGCGCTGCGGCGCGTCTGCGAGCTGTACGGCATAGCGCGCGAGGACGTGATGGCGATAGGCGACGGAGGCAACGACGCCGAGATGGTGCGCTGGGCCGGCACTGGGGTCGCTATGGGCAACGCGCGCGATTCGGTGAAGGAGGCGGCGGACGTGGTCGCCCCGCCGAACACGGAGGACGGCGCCGCGCGGATAATAGAAGACCTCCTCGTCGCCGCGGAGTAG
- the metF gene encoding methylenetetrahydrofolate reductase [NAD(P)H] has product MKNFFKLDKPTFSFEIFPPKGKGDLTQIFNTVDALASLDPDLISVTYGAGGSSRENTAEIASRIQRDYAIPALAHLTCIGSTRGEMRAILDTLRDKGIQNILAMRGDIVNEGTKDFAHASDLIKFIKENYGFRIFAACYPEKHIEAYSMEEDLKYLKAKCECGVDALISQLFFDNEHFYEFRDKARAMGITQRIEAGIMPITSPSQINKMVTMCGASVPAGVQKIIRAYGHNAMAMREAGTAYATAQIIDLLASGVDGIHLYTMNQPEIAKRICENIRGVLYSLRVKRG; this is encoded by the coding sequence TTGAAGAATTTTTTCAAGCTCGACAAGCCCACGTTTTCATTTGAGATTTTCCCGCCCAAGGGCAAGGGCGACCTTACGCAGATTTTCAACACGGTGGACGCTCTCGCGAGCCTCGACCCGGACCTTATAAGCGTCACCTACGGCGCGGGCGGCTCGAGCCGCGAAAACACGGCGGAGATAGCCTCGCGCATACAGCGCGACTACGCGATCCCCGCGCTTGCGCACCTTACCTGCATCGGCTCCACGCGCGGCGAGATGCGCGCCATCCTCGACACGCTGCGCGACAAGGGGATACAGAACATCCTCGCTATGCGCGGCGACATCGTAAACGAAGGGACGAAGGACTTCGCCCACGCGAGCGACCTAATCAAATTCATCAAAGAAAATTACGGCTTCCGCATCTTCGCGGCCTGCTATCCGGAAAAGCACATCGAGGCCTACTCGATGGAAGAAGACCTGAAATACCTCAAGGCCAAGTGCGAATGCGGCGTGGACGCGCTGATAAGCCAGCTTTTCTTCGACAACGAACATTTCTACGAGTTCCGCGATAAAGCTCGCGCGATGGGGATAACCCAGCGCATCGAGGCCGGCATCATGCCGATAACGTCGCCCTCGCAGATAAACAAGATGGTGACGATGTGCGGCGCTTCCGTCCCGGCGGGCGTGCAGAAGATAATCCGCGCCTACGGACACAACGCGATGGCGATGCGCGAGGCGGGCACAGCCTACGCAACGGCGCAGATAATAGACCTCTTGGCGAGCGGCGTGGACGGCATACATCTCTACACGATGAACCAGCCCGAGATAGCGAAGCGCATCTGCGAGAACATCCGCGGCGTGCTCTATTCGCTGCGGGTCAAGCGCGGATAG